The following proteins come from a genomic window of Leptospira bandrabouensis:
- a CDS encoding SpoIIE family protein phosphatase, whose protein sequence is MKEVKSYKSIHTFLQFVLYLGILFQCMGCLDLHSEVAPDRQFQQSIYLLDRYYYWSREELKDPNLIPENDWQKMEPNRLGFESLESQYLYIKFSDQFVRQLKSPVLYVEIALEQFKLFQGKELVFESKLQDHFFPYIIPLNQNPSGSLIIQFQSRYHGYIGMDRKVFFKDHSMALVDLFIENFSETFFAPVLLVLSIIFLGFYFLRKRENIFLNFSILLFSASLIEALNGFVGFSLSQYSYIVTPLTYINFAFFPFALLLFLIGIFPPFFRNLFKILTFLHIIIFFISIIKNYENGISFLNSEDDYNWVIVLEAVIAIFSSIYVLIKGNKNLRTITLGLLIIVLAGLHDILVDLEFFSHGQRIIHFGFFIMLGLFGFYVFKHYWQLLHSINRMNAELRIKNKELQRLIQIDKDLALAHALQKSLLSSKYNEDDKIRIIGFSQNLESVGGDYFDHTKDSMGNWAILMADVSGHGISSAMVAAMSKMAFVGAGAYLQFPSRVFHSMNRHLVGKTKNLFITASYVFIDTESYTATFSNAGHPGFFLIRNSESEVIHLNVKGKPLGLFSHIPYAEDTVKLFPGDKILLYTDGIFDLLNEAGDSFGEERLKSLLWDNRYQKFQELAAIVQDSLFRFSSGWKYQMDDLSFLLLEIK, encoded by the coding sequence CATTTATCTTTTAGATCGATATTACTATTGGTCAAGAGAAGAATTGAAAGATCCTAATTTGATTCCAGAAAATGATTGGCAAAAAATGGAACCCAATCGTTTGGGTTTTGAATCTCTTGAGAGCCAATATTTATATATTAAATTCAGTGATCAGTTTGTAAGACAACTGAAAAGCCCTGTGCTTTATGTTGAAATCGCTTTAGAACAATTTAAACTATTCCAAGGAAAAGAATTAGTTTTCGAATCCAAACTCCAAGACCATTTTTTTCCTTATATCATTCCTTTAAACCAAAACCCGTCAGGTTCTCTCATCATTCAATTTCAATCCAGGTACCATGGTTATATCGGAATGGATCGCAAAGTATTTTTCAAAGATCATTCCATGGCACTTGTAGATTTGTTTATAGAAAACTTTTCTGAAACTTTTTTTGCTCCCGTTTTACTTGTCCTATCTATCATTTTTCTTGGATTTTATTTTCTAAGAAAAAGAGAAAATATATTTCTGAATTTTTCTATTTTACTATTTTCAGCCTCTCTAATAGAAGCATTAAACGGCTTTGTTGGATTTTCTCTCAGTCAGTATTCGTATATTGTAACTCCACTCACTTATATTAATTTTGCATTTTTTCCTTTTGCACTTTTGCTTTTTTTGATTGGGATTTTTCCTCCTTTCTTTCGAAATTTATTTAAGATTCTAACTTTCCTTCATATAATTATCTTTTTTATTTCGATTATAAAAAATTATGAAAATGGAATTTCGTTTCTTAACAGCGAAGATGATTATAATTGGGTAATTGTATTAGAAGCAGTGATCGCAATTTTTTCTTCTATTTATGTTTTAATCAAAGGAAATAAAAATCTACGAACCATTACCTTGGGATTACTCATCATTGTTTTGGCAGGACTTCATGATATTTTAGTAGACCTGGAATTTTTTTCACACGGACAAAGAATTATTCACTTCGGGTTTTTTATCATGTTGGGTTTGTTTGGATTTTATGTATTTAAACATTATTGGCAACTATTACATTCGATTAACAGAATGAATGCGGAACTGCGGATCAAAAACAAGGAATTGCAGAGATTAATTCAAATTGATAAAGATTTAGCTTTGGCACATGCACTCCAAAAATCATTATTATCTTCTAAATATAATGAAGACGATAAAATTCGAATCATAGGATTTTCGCAAAACCTAGAGTCGGTGGGCGGAGATTACTTTGATCATACAAAAGATAGTATGGGAAATTGGGCGATTCTTATGGCAGATGTATCAGGGCACGGGATTTCATCGGCAATGGTAGCAGCCATGTCTAAAATGGCATTTGTTGGGGCCGGTGCCTATTTACAATTTCCTTCTAGGGTTTTCCATTCAATGAACAGACATTTGGTTGGAAAAACTAAAAATCTTTTTATTACTGCCTCTTATGTATTCATTGATACGGAATCATATACGGCAACATTCAGTAATGCGGGCCATCCAGGTTTTTTTCTCATTCGAAATTCGGAATCGGAAGTCATTCATTTAAATGTTAAAGGAAAACCTTTGGGTTTGTTCTCTCATATTCCCTATGCAGAAGATACAGTAAAACTGTTTCCGGGTGATAAAATTTTATTATACACGGATGGAATATTTGACTTATTAAATGAGGCAGGTGATAGCTTCGGCGAAGAAAGACTCAAATCATTGTTATGGGACAATCGTTACCAAAAATTTCAGGAGCTTGCAGCAATTGTACAAGATTCGCTCTTTCGGTTTTCTTCCGGGTGGAAATACCAAATGGATGATTTAAGTTTTTTATTATTAGAAATAAAATAA
- a CDS encoding zinc-binding dehydrogenase translates to MKAAVLPQGSRSLEIQELDLPSLLPNQVKIKVKACGICGSDIHLVLHGKMKATYSPCVPGHETSGVVEEVGEQVTRFKKGDRVVVSAGTSCGKCKHCLAGRENLCEEIGVLGFNQRGGFAEYLQIEERYLHNLPDEIPFTEGAILADAVSTPYHAVKYQGEIKPGDTVAIIGCGGLGIHAVAIAKALGAGRIFAVDIDSGSLENAKSYGADELILVEKNMQVGKVLKEKSGGIDLLCDFSGYMPNIENSVRAMNRGGRIVLVGIGRNKLEIPMPFFLIERQIRITGSYGSDRRAIPELIQLYKDKKLSLTKSISGVHKLEETNEFLHALEEKKGNPIRFIINPEL, encoded by the coding sequence ATGAAAGCTGCAGTACTTCCGCAAGGCTCAAGATCTCTCGAAATCCAAGAATTGGATCTACCTTCCCTTCTCCCTAACCAGGTAAAAATCAAAGTCAAAGCCTGTGGAATTTGTGGTTCTGACATTCATTTGGTCCTTCACGGAAAAATGAAAGCAACCTATTCGCCTTGTGTTCCTGGTCATGAAACTTCAGGTGTTGTGGAGGAAGTAGGAGAACAAGTTACCCGATTCAAAAAAGGAGATCGTGTTGTTGTTAGCGCTGGAACTTCTTGTGGAAAATGTAAACACTGTTTGGCGGGAAGAGAAAATCTTTGTGAAGAAATTGGAGTTCTTGGTTTCAACCAACGTGGTGGATTTGCAGAGTATTTACAAATCGAAGAACGTTATCTTCACAATTTACCGGATGAAATTCCTTTTACAGAAGGAGCCATTTTGGCTGATGCCGTCTCTACTCCTTACCATGCCGTCAAATACCAAGGGGAAATCAAACCTGGAGACACAGTTGCCATCATTGGATGTGGTGGACTGGGAATTCACGCTGTGGCCATTGCTAAAGCATTGGGAGCAGGCCGTATTTTTGCTGTGGATATCGATAGCGGATCCCTTGAAAACGCAAAATCTTACGGGGCAGACGAACTTATATTAGTTGAAAAAAATATGCAAGTGGGTAAGGTTTTAAAAGAAAAATCTGGCGGCATTGATTTGTTATGCGACTTTTCTGGTTATATGCCCAATATTGAAAATTCGGTCCGCGCGATGAATCGTGGAGGAAGGATTGTTCTTGTCGGAATTGGCAGAAACAAATTGGAAATTCCTATGCCGTTTTTTCTAATTGAAAGACAAATTCGTATCACCGGTTCCTATGGTTCCGATAGAAGAGCAATCCCTGAGCTCATCCAACTCTATAAAGATAAAAAATTAAGTCTGACCAAATCCATTAGTGGAGTTCATAAGTTAGAAGAGACCAATGAATTTTTACATGCACTGGAAGAAAAAAAAGGAAATCCCATTCGGTTTATCATCAATCCAGAATTATGA
- a CDS encoding adhesin OmpL37 family surface protein translates to MKRFSVILMLFLTVIGEMTPDQSSSKATQLIRVSYGLKDNYEFLRILNSTISNRGTEDQKKYFKRCVQHHIESEILHLQMDLGRSYSELRRTQGLLIQLYIYVLEDEIEELEVELGRLARLANGKEKTETNLYLRLGYREIAVAKQKLLVGKNIRPYLYLMKLQELAYSLKSLKQAEKYIVLLGLLHDSIDEFDKETRSFADMVHEVNRIILNDREKYLRLLYDSHFDSYGSLDYYELIWKQPDLHELAVGIPGFDPAYERNPEEAVPPTFK, encoded by the coding sequence ATGAAACGTTTTTCGGTCATACTAATGCTCTTTCTGACAGTGATTGGAGAGATGACGCCAGATCAGTCCAGTTCCAAGGCGACTCAGTTAATTCGTGTTAGCTACGGACTTAAGGATAACTACGAGTTTCTACGCATTCTAAATTCTACCATTAGCAACCGCGGTACCGAGGATCAAAAAAAATACTTCAAACGTTGCGTACAACACCATATCGAATCCGAAATTCTGCATTTGCAAATGGATTTGGGTCGTTCCTATTCTGAACTTAGGAGAACACAGGGTCTACTCATTCAACTGTATATTTATGTTTTAGAAGATGAAATTGAAGAATTAGAAGTTGAATTAGGCAGGCTTGCAAGATTAGCGAACGGAAAGGAAAAAACAGAAACCAATTTATATTTGCGGTTGGGATATCGAGAAATTGCAGTTGCGAAACAGAAATTACTCGTAGGAAAAAACATTCGACCTTATTTATATTTAATGAAACTTCAAGAGTTAGCTTATTCATTAAAATCACTGAAACAAGCGGAGAAGTACATTGTCCTTTTAGGATTATTACATGATTCGATCGATGAATTTGATAAAGAAACTAGGAGTTTCGCTGATATGGTTCATGAAGTCAATAGAATCATCTTGAATGATCGAGAAAAATACTTACGATTGTTATATGATAGCCACTTTGATTCCTATGGTTCTTTAGATTATTACGAACTGATTTGGAAACAACCAGATCTTCACGAATTGGCAGTGGGAATTCCTGGTTTTGATCCTGCTTACGAAAGAAACCCCGAAGAAGCGGTTCCTCCCACATTTAAATAG
- a CDS encoding rhomboid family intramembrane serine protease, which produces MRSFIWEFPLTAGFSLFLFLLYPIVSIFFPDLIGPYFIATPGELEPINWILSTFFHGSGAHLLSNLFFLLLLGRVVENRVGKARWLLFYFMAGILSVLGDGIVRGLIFGDRTPIVGASGAISGLASAATFLSPFRFPITKTKSIPFPVFLFGWMMVYSDVTNLFARDQVAHWAHLGGFFSVFVTSYLLGDKERREIRQGFLLNFTFFTLTIILLFFINNR; this is translated from the coding sequence ATGCGATCATTTATTTGGGAATTTCCCCTTACTGCAGGTTTTTCTTTATTTCTTTTTCTTTTATACCCAATTGTATCTATTTTTTTTCCTGATTTAATTGGACCATATTTTATCGCAACACCTGGAGAGTTAGAACCAATCAATTGGATTTTATCCACTTTCTTTCATGGATCAGGTGCTCATCTTCTTTCGAATTTGTTTTTCCTTCTACTACTGGGTCGGGTTGTAGAAAATCGCGTAGGAAAAGCTCGTTGGTTATTGTTTTATTTTATGGCAGGCATACTGTCCGTGTTAGGTGATGGAATTGTAAGAGGATTAATATTTGGTGATAGGACTCCGATTGTTGGGGCAAGTGGAGCTATTTCTGGTTTGGCTTCCGCCGCAACATTTTTATCTCCTTTTCGATTTCCCATCACTAAAACAAAATCTATACCTTTTCCTGTTTTTCTCTTTGGTTGGATGATGGTTTATTCTGATGTAACTAATTTGTTTGCCCGTGACCAGGTAGCTCACTGGGCTCATCTAGGTGGATTTTTTTCTGTCTTTGTAACAAGTTACTTACTTGGTGATAAAGAAAGGAGAGAAATCAGACAGGGCTTTCTTCTCAACTTTACCTTTTTTACATTGACTATCATTCTTCTTTTTTTTATCAACAATAGGTAA
- a CDS encoding alcohol dehydrogenase catalytic domain-containing protein — translation MNLKFRAKDYKSDDSFESAEYEYFGNEKEGWEIKRNGDPYLHLGPGYIPLKTISCGVCSTDIDRRFLPFPLPQIIGHEVLAEGLGEHQGKQYVVEINDTYEARGDKSPDVFCKEGIPTHSPERRVLGIDRLPGGFGPYILAPVHAAISLEGVSPKAAVLMEPFAAALQAILASPPKPGDHVAVLGPRRLGSLILAALASYRKTNLSDFRITAITRHDHLVTLSKAMGADEVIDLRNTDIESLKNQFDIVYDTTSTASGFESALQIAKREVHLKTTNGQVMAGIAHLTELVVDELSILPYSDSNVLFHWEKENRKNRNIFVFGSVSETIKEKLKTQFTVFEGSSKEAESILNSEMFSNQLPRFDLVVVSSPEELSLAIRPNPGHENSLVRPRGAILVDTSKTKDWPADASLVGKFFANQKEIHSSRCGDFHMAISLLRDNPEITHALETNLISHRFSSDQLELAYATAKDPSSVKVVVDFK, via the coding sequence ATGAACTTAAAATTTCGAGCGAAGGATTACAAATCCGATGACTCGTTTGAATCAGCTGAATACGAGTATTTTGGCAATGAAAAGGAAGGTTGGGAAATCAAACGAAATGGTGACCCTTACCTCCACTTAGGACCGGGTTATATTCCTCTAAAAACCATTTCCTGTGGCGTTTGTTCCACAGACATAGACAGAAGGTTTTTACCCTTCCCTCTCCCACAAATCATTGGGCATGAAGTTCTAGCGGAAGGTCTTGGCGAACACCAAGGAAAACAGTATGTCGTCGAAATTAACGATACTTATGAAGCACGAGGAGACAAGTCTCCTGATGTTTTTTGCAAAGAAGGGATTCCCACTCATTCCCCGGAACGAAGAGTGCTTGGCATTGATCGGCTTCCTGGTGGGTTTGGACCTTATATTTTAGCCCCTGTTCATGCTGCTATTTCTTTGGAAGGTGTTTCACCAAAAGCTGCTGTACTGATGGAACCCTTTGCTGCCGCCTTACAAGCCATTCTTGCTTCTCCACCAAAACCGGGAGATCATGTGGCGGTCCTTGGACCCCGTCGTTTAGGGAGTTTGATTTTGGCTGCCCTTGCCTCTTACCGGAAAACCAATTTATCCGATTTTCGCATAACAGCAATTACCAGGCACGATCACCTAGTGACTTTATCCAAAGCTATGGGTGCCGATGAAGTAATTGATCTTCGAAACACCGACATAGAAAGTTTAAAAAACCAATTTGACATAGTTTATGATACTACTTCGACAGCTTCAGGTTTTGAATCTGCGTTACAAATAGCGAAACGAGAAGTTCATCTGAAAACAACGAATGGGCAAGTGATGGCAGGAATTGCTCATTTAACGGAACTTGTCGTAGATGAACTTTCCATTCTTCCTTATTCCGATTCAAATGTATTGTTTCATTGGGAAAAGGAAAATCGTAAAAATCGAAACATATTCGTGTTTGGTAGTGTTTCCGAAACGATTAAAGAAAAGTTGAAAACACAATTTACAGTTTTCGAGGGAAGTTCCAAAGAAGCAGAGAGTATTTTGAATTCTGAAATGTTTTCCAACCAATTGCCAAGATTTGATTTAGTAGTGGTTTCCAGTCCAGAAGAATTGAGTTTAGCAATTCGTCCGAATCCAGGGCATGAAAATTCTTTGGTACGACCAAGGGGTGCCATCCTTGTTGATACATCTAAAACAAAAGATTGGCCAGCGGATGCAAGTTTGGTGGGAAAATTTTTTGCGAATCAAAAAGAGATACATAGTTCTCGATGCGGGGATTTTCATATGGCAATTTCACTTCTTCGTGATAACCCAGAGATCACTCATGCACTCGAAACAAATTTAATATCTCATAGGTTTTCCTCAGACCAATTGGAATTGGCTTATGCAACCGCTAAAGATCCTTCCAGTGTGAAGGTAGTAGTAGATTTTAAGTAA
- a CDS encoding NUDIX domain-containing protein, with amino-acid sequence MSNHGFFQITQKLFLRNGNQLLVLRDRKSGHGDLPGGRMNEDEFFSDWSESIFREVTEELGDQIKIDVNPEPIFIHKHRVNEGNFPCVIIAYSAKLLDGKIQLSEEHDFMDWVDITNFDPSNLFSEYMLDAVQLYLKKYA; translated from the coding sequence GTGAGTAATCACGGTTTTTTTCAAATTACCCAAAAATTGTTTCTTCGTAACGGAAATCAATTGTTAGTTTTGCGAGATAGAAAGTCTGGTCATGGTGATTTGCCTGGTGGCAGGATGAACGAGGATGAATTTTTTTCGGACTGGTCAGAAAGTATCTTTAGGGAAGTAACAGAAGAGTTGGGAGATCAAATAAAAATTGATGTAAATCCTGAACCAATTTTTATTCATAAACATAGAGTAAATGAAGGAAATTTCCCTTGTGTGATCATTGCCTATTCAGCCAAACTTTTGGATGGGAAAATTCAGTTATCAGAGGAACACGACTTTATGGACTGGGTTGATATTACTAATTTTGATCCTTCCAATCTTTTTTCGGAGTATATGTTGGATGCTGTCCAACTCTATTTAAAAAAATATGCATAA
- a CDS encoding hydrolase, carbon-nitrogen family protein produces the protein MHNLYVPPYKILLFLILFGFGFFSASILKDDQTTLPKIDIPKPDFSFDFKFDFNFSKPEVDEEITKPTKSWNDVTIQTNGTDRKYGNLVGIQLVLQPEDFVKEEWWRERIEETLTKAKTSGIFDRKTIVILPEHTGSGLLFLDEKSRFLNADSLEFALKTKGENFSLSDLFYLKSEKMAEVYVRTFSELAKQYNVPILAGTIILPNPKIVKGSLVLDSKGPLYNVAIPFSADGKLMDPLVKKSLLTEEELKILSPGETTQDRVWVVPGWKVAILIGQEVFDINIYNRLVGKPIDGLISPSASYPNMKWQSFDLEDSNVWKKEGMAKFIKSTKAQDLVQVFLAGHLYGQKWNGKTFNLRDFSNEDQVGSVESPTILNLYF, from the coding sequence ATGCATAATTTATACGTTCCCCCTTATAAAATTCTCCTATTTCTCATTTTGTTCGGTTTTGGATTTTTTTCTGCATCCATTCTAAAAGATGATCAGACAACATTGCCGAAGATAGATATCCCAAAACCAGATTTTAGTTTTGATTTCAAATTTGATTTTAATTTCAGCAAACCTGAAGTAGATGAAGAAATCACAAAACCAACTAAGTCATGGAATGACGTTACGATTCAAACTAACGGAACCGATAGAAAGTATGGAAACCTAGTCGGAATTCAATTAGTTCTCCAACCTGAGGACTTTGTAAAAGAAGAATGGTGGCGTGAACGTATAGAAGAAACCTTAACCAAAGCCAAAACATCTGGTATTTTTGACCGAAAAACGATTGTTATTCTTCCTGAACATACTGGATCAGGTTTATTATTTTTAGATGAAAAATCTCGTTTTTTAAATGCAGATTCATTAGAGTTTGCTTTAAAAACCAAAGGGGAAAATTTTTCCCTTTCCGATTTATTTTATTTGAAATCTGAAAAGATGGCGGAAGTTTATGTTCGAACTTTTTCTGAACTTGCTAAACAATACAATGTTCCTATTTTAGCTGGAACTATCATATTACCAAATCCTAAAATTGTAAAAGGTAGTCTTGTTCTTGATTCCAAAGGACCACTTTACAATGTCGCTATTCCATTTTCTGCTGATGGAAAGTTGATGGATCCTCTCGTGAAAAAATCTTTATTAACAGAAGAAGAATTAAAAATACTTTCTCCTGGTGAAACTACTCAAGATCGTGTTTGGGTTGTTCCTGGTTGGAAAGTAGCTATATTGATTGGACAGGAAGTTTTTGATATAAATATATACAATCGACTAGTGGGAAAACCAATCGATGGTTTAATTTCACCTTCAGCTTCTTATCCAAATATGAAATGGCAATCTTTTGATTTAGAAGATTCTAATGTTTGGAAAAAGGAAGGGATGGCCAAATTCATAAAATCGACAAAAGCACAAGACTTAGTTCAGGTGTTCTTAGCCGGGCATTTATATGGCCAAAAATGGAATGGAAAAACTTTTAACCTGCGAGATTTTTCGAATGAAGATCAAGTGGGATCGGTAGAAAGTCCTACGATCTTAAACTTGTACTTTTGA
- the prfA gene encoding peptide chain release factor 1: protein MIDRLKKIQEKYLRIEDELAKATASDTLKNLSKERSRLTPVYTKADEYLKITKDVQDAKVLLESENDPDMHVMLKSEIEEGEKKLEELAKELEIMLLPPDPNSGKSILVEIRAGTGGEESGLFCADLFRMYNKYADKQGIRTEIIDASPTGIGGFKEIVFSLDDERAYDLFKFESGTHRVQRIPETESGGRIHTSAVTVAILPEAEEKEIEIRESDLRIDVYRSSGAGGQHVNTTDSAVRITHIPTGIVVASQEERSQIKNRDKAMRVLRARIVDQMADAAKQSADALKKAQVGSGDRSERIRTYNFPQGRCTDHRIGFTSHNLPAIMEGDLDELIDALVQEDRSKRLAEAKA from the coding sequence ATGATAGATAGATTGAAAAAAATTCAAGAAAAATACCTCCGTATCGAGGATGAGCTCGCCAAAGCCACAGCATCCGATACTTTGAAGAATCTATCGAAAGAAAGATCTCGCCTAACACCAGTATATACAAAAGCTGATGAATATTTAAAAATTACAAAAGATGTTCAGGATGCAAAAGTTCTCCTTGAATCCGAAAATGATCCAGACATGCACGTTATGTTGAAATCAGAGATTGAAGAAGGTGAAAAAAAGTTAGAAGAGTTAGCGAAAGAACTCGAAATTATGTTATTACCTCCAGATCCAAATTCTGGAAAAAGTATTCTTGTCGAAATCCGTGCTGGAACTGGTGGGGAAGAGTCAGGTTTGTTCTGTGCCGATTTATTTCGCATGTATAATAAATATGCTGATAAACAAGGTATTCGAACAGAGATCATTGACGCAAGTCCCACGGGAATTGGCGGTTTCAAAGAAATCGTATTTTCACTCGATGATGAAAGAGCTTATGATTTATTTAAGTTTGAATCCGGTACACATCGTGTTCAGAGAATTCCTGAAACTGAATCGGGTGGACGCATTCATACATCAGCAGTCACTGTAGCAATCCTTCCTGAAGCTGAAGAAAAAGAAATAGAAATCAGAGAAAGTGATTTGCGTATTGACGTCTATCGCTCGTCAGGTGCTGGTGGACAGCACGTCAACACAACTGACTCAGCAGTTCGTATTACACATATTCCAACCGGTATTGTGGTAGCTTCCCAAGAAGAACGTTCTCAAATCAAAAACCGTGATAAAGCAATGCGCGTGTTACGTGCAAGGATTGTAGATCAAATGGCAGATGCTGCCAAACAAAGTGCAGATGCGTTGAAAAAAGCTCAAGTTGGTTCGGGAGACAGGTCTGAAAGGATTCGGACTTATAACTTTCCTCAAGGGCGTTGCACAGACCATAGAATCGGTTTTACGAGTCATAATTTACCTGCCATCATGGAAGGTGACTTGGATGAATTGATTGATGCATTGGTTCAAGAAGATAGATCGAAACGTTTGGCGGAAGCAAAAGCATAA